ACACTCATTCTTTCACCATTAACTGTGGACTTATTTAATTTTTTTATGGCTAGAAGAGCTTCTTTTTCATGAACCATCTCTACAAATCCAAAACCCTTTGATTTTCCTGTTATCTTATCCATTATAATAGTTGTTGATGAGACTATTCCATATGCTGTAAAAAGTTTGCTTAGCTCATCT
This sequence is a window from Oceanispirochaeta sp.. Protein-coding genes within it:
- a CDS encoding RNA-binding protein, yielding MKILITDLSRKTTEDELSKLFTAYGIVSSTTIIMDKITGKSKGFGFVEMVHEKEALLAIKKLNKSTVNGERMSVKKKKDSE